The nucleotide window ctcttctttcaatttttcatgcCATCGTGATGAGAGCTCTGCTCTGCTTCAGTTTAAATCCTCCTTCACTATAAATTCTGAATCTTCTTATCCTTGTGATGAATCTCTTCTGAAAACAGCAACATGGAAATATGGGACTGATTGCTGCTCATGGCATGGTGTCACATGCGACACCACTTTTGGTCGCGTGATTGGCCTCAACCTTGGCTGTGAAGGCCTCCAAGGTATATTCCATCCTAATAGTACTCTTTTCCATCTTGCTCATATTCAAAAACTCAACCTTTCTTACAATGATTTCACTGGCTCCCATTTTCATGCTAAGTTTGGTGGGTTTCAGAGTCTTACACATCTTTACTTGTCTGGTAGTTTCTTTAAAGGTAAAATTCCAACTCAAATCTCACACCTTTCCAAATTACAATCACTTCATCTTTCTGGGtattttggttatgttttagtTTGGAAAGAGACCATCTTAAAGAGGCTTTTGCAAAATGCAACAAATTTACAGGAGTTGTTTTTGGATTATACAAATATGTCTTCTATAAGACCAAACTCCATTGCTTTGCTTTTCAACCAATCTTCCTCTTTGGTTACTCTAAATCTTAAATCAACAGGATTAAGAGGAAAATTCAAAAGGAGCATTCTTTGTTTACCAagtattcaagaaatagatatGTCATTTAATGATGAACTTCAAGGCCAACTTCCGGAATTGAGCTGTAGCACTTCTCTTAGAATATTGGATTTGTCAGCTTGTGGATTCGAAGGGGAAATTCCTACTATGTCTTTTTCTAACCTTACATATCTTACCTCTCTAACTCTCTCATATAACTACCTAAACGGGTCAATCCCATCATCACTTATAAAACTTCCACGTCTAACTTACTTAGATCTTTATACGAACAAACTCAATGGTCGAATTCCAAATGCATTTCAGACATCAAACAAATTTCAAGTATTAGATTTTAGTTATAACAAATTTGAAGGAGAATTGCCAACATCACTTTCAAACCTTCAACATCTCATTCGCTTGGATCTTTCATACAATTCATTTAGAGGTCAAATCCCAGACGTGTTCGGTGGGATGACCAAATTGCAAGAACTCGAtctatattttaacaaattagAAGGACAGATTCCATCTTCGTTATTTAAATTGACTGGTCTTAAGTTGTTATATTGTTCTAATAATAAATTAGAGGGTCCTTTACCTAACAAAATTATAGGGTTCCAAAAGCTAACTGATTTAAGTTTACATGACAACTTGTTAAATGGAACAATTCCTTCCTCTTTGTTATCTTTGCCTTCTTTGGTATATTTATATCTATCTAACAATCGACTTACAGGATCTATCAGTGCAACCTCATCATATTCCTTAGAGAGTTTAAATCTATACAACAACAAGCTACAAGGCAATATTCCAGAATCCATTTTCAATCTTACAAACCTAACTAATCTAATTCTATCTTTAAACGACTTGAGTGGTTTTGTCAATTTTCAACACTTTTCCAAACTTACAAATCTTCGATTTTTATCCCTTTCATGGAATACTCAATTGTCACTAAACTTCGAATCCAATGTCAATCATAGTGTTTTTTACCTTGACGAATTGGAACTGTCTTCCGTAAATTTGATCAAATTTCCCAAATTGCAAGGAAAATTCCCGAATTTGGATTATCTTGATCTttccaataacaaacttgatggaAGAATGCCCAATTggttatatgaaaaaaattcattgaagTTTTTGAACCTCTCTCAAAACTATTTCATGTCAATAGACCAATGGATTAACGTCAATAGATCCAATGGTTTGTCAGGCCTTGATCTTAGTGATAATTTACTGGATGATGAAATACCTTTGGTTGTTTGCAATATCAGTTCACTTGAATTTCTCAACTTGGGATACAACAATTTGACTGGTATCATTCCACAATGTCTTGCTGAATCAACATCCCTTCAAGTTTTGAATCTACAAATGAATAGATTTCATGGCACTTTGCCAAGTAACTTTTCAAAGCATAGTAAAATTGTCTCTCTAAACCTCTATGGCAACGAGTTAGAAGGTCGTTTTCCGAAATCTTTGTTCCGGTGTAAAAAGTTGGAGTTTCTAAACCTCGGGGTCAACAAAATAGAAGACAATTTTCCGGATTGGCTTCAAACAATGCAGGATTTGAAAGTGTTGGTTTTGCGAGACAACAAGTTGCATGGTTCCCTTGTCAATTTAAAAATCAAGCATTCATTTCAAAGTTTAATCATTTTTGATATCTCAGGTAACAATTTAGGTGGTTTTCTACCAAAAGCCTATTTAAGAAATTATGAAGCCATGAAGAATGTTACTCAAGTGGATGGGGATATTAGTTTGCAATATCTACACAAGTCGTATGAAAAATTCGACGCGGGATATTCAGATTCTGTGACTGTGGCAACAAAAGGGATTCAAATGAAATTGGTGAAAATTCCAATAAAGTTTGTATCTATTGATTTTTCAAGAAACAAATTTGAAGGAGAGATTCCAAATGCTATTGGAGAGCTTCATGCACTCAAAGGGCTTAACCTTTCCCACAACAGACTTACCGGTCATATTCCCAAATCCATAGGAAACTTGACATACTTGGAATCTCTGGATCTTTCCCTGAATATGTTAACCGGTGTGATTCCTGCGGAATTAACCAATTTAAACTTTCTTGAAGTCATGAATCTTTCCAATAACCATTTGGTGGGAGAAATACCTAGAGGAAAGCAATTCAACACATTTACAAATGATTCCTATGAAGGAAACTTGGGGTTATGTGGATTTCCCTTGTCAAAGAGATGTGGACTTGAACAACATTCTCCACCTTCACCCAACAAAAACTTTTGGAGTGAAGAgaaatttggatttggatggaTACCG belongs to Medicago truncatula cultivar Jemalong A17 chromosome 6, MtrunA17r5.0-ANR, whole genome shotgun sequence and includes:
- the LOC25497300 gene encoding receptor-like protein Cf-9; the encoded protein is MTIGYQFKSSFTINSESSYPCDESLLKTATWKYGTDCCSWHGVTCDTTFGRVIGLNLGCEGLQGIFHPNSTLFHLAHIQKLNLSYNDFTGSHFHAKFGGFQSLTHLYLSGSFFKGKIPTQISHLSKLQSLHLSGYFGYVLVWKETILKRLLQNATNLQELFLDYTNMSSIRPNSIALLFNQSSSLVTLNLKSTGLRGKFKRSILCLPSIQEIDMSFNDELQGQLPELSCSTSLRILDLSACGFEGEIPTMSFSNLTYLTSLTLSYNYLNGSIPSSLIKLPRLTYLDLYTNKLNGRIPNAFQTSNKFQVLDFSYNKFEGELPTSLSNLQHLIRLDLSYNSFRGQIPDVFGGMTKLQELDLYFNKLEGQIPSSLFKLTGLKLLYCSNNKLEGPLPNKIIGFQKLTDLSLHDNLLNGTIPSSLLSLPSLVYLYLSNNRLTGSISATSSYSLESLNLYNNKLQGNIPESIFNLTNLTNLILSLNDLSGFVNFQHFSKLTNLRFLSLSWNTQLSLNFESNVNHSVFYLDELELSSVNLIKFPKLQGKFPNLDYLDLSNNKLDGRMPNWLYEKNSLKFLNLSQNYFMSIDQWINVNRSNGLSGLDLSDNLLDDEIPLVVCNISSLEFLNLGYNNLTGIIPQCLAESTSLQVLNLQMNRFHGTLPSNFSKHSKIVSLNLYGNELEGRFPKSLFRCKKLEFLNLGVNKIEDNFPDWLQTMQDLKVLVLRDNKLHGSLVNLKIKHSFQSLIIFDISGNNLGGFLPKAYLRNYEAMKNVTQVDGDISLQYLHKSYEKFDAGYSDSVTVATKGIQMKLVKIPIKFVSIDFSRNKFEGEIPNAIGELHALKGLNLSHNRLTGHIPKSIGNLTYLESLDLSLNMLTGVIPAELTNLNFLEVMNLSNNHLVGEIPRGKQFNTFTNDSYEGNLGLCGFPLSKRCGLEQHSPPSPNKNFWSEEKFGFGWIPVVIGYGCGFLIGIGIGYCMFLVGKPRWLVMIFGGQPKRKVKKRTRMRRNHGTAMNQNQNQMMQMS